In the Longimicrobiaceae bacterium genome, GACCGACCGGCGCGTGGACGAGCGGGGCCGCGCCGAGACGGCCGAGACGGCGCGCATGCTGATCGAGGCGGCGCCGCTGCCCGTGGCCGCCATGGACGTGGACGGCACCGTGATGGTGTGGAACCGCGCGGCCGAGCGCCTGCTGGGCTGGACCGAGGACGAGGTCGTGGGCCGCCGCAACCCCGCGCTCCCGCCCGAGGCCCAGCCCGGCGAGGAGGGCACGCCCGCGGTGCTGGCGGGGCGCCGGAAGGCCGGCGGCCCGCTGCCCCTGCGCGTGCTGGCCGCGCCCATGCGCTCGGCCGACGGGCAGCCGCGCGGCACGGTGGTGGTGATGGTGGAGGCGACCGAGGAGGGCGACGCCGACTACGAGGCGTCGCAGACGCAGGGCCCGGCGGCCGGCGACCCCGGCGAGCGCCGCCCGTGGACGCGCGCCGAGGCGCTTCGCACGCTGCTCGCCAGGCCTGTGGAGCGCCCGCACGACATCGTGGACCGCCTGCGCGGGTGGATCGCCTCGGGCGTGAGCCTCGGCTACCTGCACCCCGGAGACCGGCTGCTCAGCATCCGCGAGATCTCGCAGGAGAGCGGCGTCGACCACCGCAACGTGAGCGCCGCGTACCGCACGCTGGGCGCCGAGGGGGTCGTGGAGGTGCGCAGCCGCCACGGGGTGTACGTTGGCGAGGGCGCCGGCGCCGGCCCCGCCCAGCGGCCGCTTGGCGAGACGGGCGAGTGGGTGGCCCGCCTGCTGGGCGAGGCCGCCGAGCTGCAGGTGAAGGTGCCGCTGCTGCCCGAGCTGCTGCGCGAGTGGACCGGCAGCACCCGCGTGTCGTGCGCCTGCGTGGAGAGCACCGAAGACGACCTGGCGGCGCTCGCCACCGAGCTGCGGCAGCAGTGGGGGCTGGAGACCTTCGCGGTGCCCGTCGGCGCATCGCCCGAGCCCGCCCGCGCCGGGCGCTCGCCGGAGACGGCGCTGCTGGACGAGCTGCGCGCCGCGGACCTGATCGTCACCACGCCGTTCCACGCGCCGCTGGCCCGCGCGGCGGCACGGGCGCTGGGCAAGCCGCTGGTGGTGGCGCACGCCAACCCGGAGATGGTGGCCGCCGTGGAGGACCGCCTGGCGCGCGGCCCCCTCACCGCGGTGGTGGCCGACGCCGCCTTCGGCGAGCGCCTGCGCGCCATCCGCGGCGCTGCGGACCCGTCGCGCCTGCGCATCGTCCTGGCGTCCGACGCCGAGGCGCTGGCCGCGCTGGACCCGGCCGCCCCCGTGCTGGTGACGCGCGCCGCCCACCAGAAGCTGCGCGGCGTGCCGCTCCGCCTGCTGGTGCCGCTCTCGCCCTTCCTCTCCCCCGCTTCGCTCCGCGACATCGGCGCGGTGCTCATCCGCCGCAACATGGAAGCGTCGCGCGGAGTGTGATCGCGACTCGGCGGACGGCGAGGTAGATCGAAAGAGGGGCCGAGCATCCGCACGATGCTCGGCCCCTCCTCGGTTGGAATCGTCCAACGACCCGGTCGCGGTGCTCAGGCGGCTTCGCTGCGGAGAGGCGCCCCCTCCCCCGGCCCCTCCCCCGCAAGCGGGAGAGGGAGAACTGCTTGCAGCATTGGGTTTTAGCGCGCTTTCGGAATCGTACCGGGGGAACGGGGAGCCGATTGGTCGCTGCTCGGCCGTGAATCGGCTCGCTCTGACGGCTGACTCGGCCTCTGCCTCGTCCGCCGGAGTCATCCCGCCAACGCGTCGAGCACCTTGATCCCCAGCCCGATCAACGCACAACCCTCACCCCCGCCGGGATCTAGCTCCCCTCCCCCAGGCAGTTTTGGGGGAGGGGCTGGGGGAGGGGGCCCACCTCCGCCCTCCACACCATCACCCACCCGCCCGTTACGCCAGCCGCGGCAGCTCCGTGGGGAGCGCGGCCCACTCTTCCATCACCAGGACGACGCCGCGCACGTCGCGGTCGCGGCCCAGGAGCGGCGAGCAGGTGACGCGGCAGCGGATGTTGCGGCCCCGGCGGTTGCGCGCCTCCAGCACCAGCTCCTGCACGTCTTCGGCGCCTTCCAGGCAGGCGCGCACGGGAGCCTTGAGCTTGGCGACGGCCAGGCCGATGTCCTCGTCCAGCAGCGGCCTTCCCTCCACCTCTCCGGCGCGAACGCCCCACAGCTCCTCGGCGCGGTGGTTCCACACGCGCACCCGCAGCTGCCGGTCCAGCACCACCACCCCCGCGCGGAGCGATGCGAGGATGGAGGTCATGTAGGCGTTGACCTCGCCCAGGTCGTGGGTGCTCTGGCGAAGCTCGTCGTTGATGGTCGCCAGCTCCTCGTTGGTGCCCTGGAGCTCCTCGTTGGTGCTCTGGAGCTCGCCGTTCATCGTCTCCAGCTCCTCGTTCGTCGTGTGCAGCTCCTCGCCGGTGGTCTCCAGCTCGTCCACCGTGCGCTTCAGCTCCTCGTTGGTGGTCCGCAGCTCCTCGTACGTCTTCTCCAGCTCCTGCCTGGCGTCCTGGAGCTGCGCCTGGAGATGGTGGAGGGGGGTCACGTCGGTGAAGCCGACGCTCACGCCCAGGTACAGGTCGCCGTCGTGCAGGGGAAGCAGCTGCACGTCGTAGAAGCGCTTCCGGCCGTCTTCGGCCGTGTGCGGCACGCCTGCCACGCACAGCGCCCGCTGCCCGGCCGCCACCTCTTCCAGGCGCGGGCGCAGCTCCATGGGCGAGTACGACACGCGCAGCGAGTGCAGCGGCTTGCCCACGTCGCTCGCAGCGATGCCGAAGAGGGCGCAGGCCGCGTCGTTCGCCATCGCCAGCGCGCCGTTGCGGTCCACGACGATGCGCGCGGCGGGCTCCGCGCCGAACGCCGCGTCGCGCAGGCGCGGCTCGGGAACGCCGGTGCCCCGGCCGCGGCCCAGCAGCAGCGCCTGCTCGCGCGCGTCCGCGCGCGGGGGGCGGGTGAAGATGCGAGCCTTGAGGTGCGCGGGCGCGAGCAGGCTGGCGTGGTTGCGCATCATCTCGGCCTTGCCCAGGAAGATGACGCCGCCGTCGCGCAGGGCGAAGTGGAAGCGTGCCAGGATGCGCGCCTGCACCTCGGCGTTGAAGTACATGAGCGCGTTGCGGCACACCAGCAGGTCCAGCTGCGAGATGGGCGCATCCTGCACCAGGTCGTGCCGTCCGAAGATGACCATGCGGCGCAGGTCGGCGCGGAAGGCGAAGCGGTCGCCCCGGGGCTCGAAGTACCGCGCCCGCAGCTCCGCCGGCACCTCCTCCAGGTCCCGCACGCAGTACGTGGCCTGCCGGGCGGTGGCCAGCGCGTCCTCGTCCACGTCGGTGGCGTAGACCTTCACCTGCTCCTTGAAGCGCTCGATGCCCAGCATCTCCGCCAGCACCATCACCAGCGTGTACGCCTCCTGCCCCGTTGCGCACCCGGCGGACCAGACGCGGATGTGCTCCCCCGGACCTTTGCGCTCGACGATGGCGGGCAGGAACTCCGTGGCCAGCGCCTCCCACGCGTCGGGGTCGCGGAAGAAGGCGGTGACGTTGATGAGAATGGTGTTGAACAGCTGCTCGAACTCGTCCGGGTGGACCTCCAGGTAGTCCAGGTACGCGTCGTAGCCCGTGACGCCCACCTCGCCCATCCGGCGGTCCACCCGGCGCGCCAGCGACGAGCGCTTGTAGCCGGTGAAGTCGAATCCCCGCGTCCGCTTGAGATACTCCAGAAGGTGCTCGAGCGAGGGCTCGGTCTCGGTCATGTCGCTCGTGTTCCCGTTCGGGGGACGGCTATTGCGTTTGCGGAACTCCGGAGGCCGGCGCAGGCCGCCAAATGTGCCGGGGAGGCCGTGTGCCGGTATGCAGGGTGCGGGCCGCCAATATGCGCCCGGGCCGGCCGCGAAGTCAATGGGATCGAAAACGTATCTTGTTGTCACTTCGGCGGATGCGGCAGAGGTGGTACACCGGCGGTCGTGCGGGGTATGGGTGCGGCCGGGGCAGCACGCGGCTTGCCGCCGTTCCGGCGCAATGCGGCCGGGGCGGAGCACGCCGGCAGCGACTTGGGAACCGAGGGGATGAGGACATCTTGACCGGACACGACATCATCGTCATCGGCGCGTCGGCCGGGGGCGTCGAGGCCCTGATGCGGATCGCGGCCGAGCTGCCGGGGAACCTGGCGGCGTCGGTCTTCGTGGCGGTCCACCTTCCCAGCGGGGTGAAGAGCGCGCTGCCGGACATCCTGAACCGCGCCGGCCCCCTGCCCGCCGCCCACCCGGTGGACGGCGAGGAGATCGAGCCGGCGCGCATCTACGTGGCCCCGCCGGACCATCACCTGCTGGTGGAGCCCGGCCGCGTGCGCGTGGCCCGCGGCCCGCGCGAGAACGGCCTTCGCCCGGCGGCAGACCCGCTCTTCCGCAGCGCGGCGGCTGCGTACGGCGGGCGCGTGGTTGCCGTGGTGCTCACCGGCAACCTGGACGACGGCACGGCGGGGATGCGCACCGTGGTGGAGGCCGGCGGCGTGGGCGTGGCGCAGGACCCGGCCGAGGCGCTGTACCCCGGCATGCCCACC is a window encoding:
- a CDS encoding PAS domain S-box protein; this encodes MSPDSSIRKFVEGLRVRAHDLGERADGSSPEARPLVREAISDLQVALEELQVTAEELRVQGEALAEMQGDAEADRARFADLFRFSPDATVATDPQGLIRAANVAAAQLLRLRDGELTGKPLAVYVADEERRAFRARMAGLAQGDSARGWELRLQPRGALPVTVEVSAGPATVAGSPLLLWSLRDVTDRRVDERGRAETAETARMLIEAAPLPVAAMDVDGTVMVWNRAAERLLGWTEDEVVGRRNPALPPEAQPGEEGTPAVLAGRRKAGGPLPLRVLAAPMRSADGQPRGTVVVMVEATEEGDADYEASQTQGPAAGDPGERRPWTRAEALRTLLARPVERPHDIVDRLRGWIASGVSLGYLHPGDRLLSIREISQESGVDHRNVSAAYRTLGAEGVVEVRSRHGVYVGEGAGAGPAQRPLGETGEWVARLLGEAAELQVKVPLLPELLREWTGSTRVSCACVESTEDDLAALATELRQQWGLETFAVPVGASPEPARAGRSPETALLDELRAADLIVTTPFHAPLARAAARALGKPLVVAHANPEMVAAVEDRLARGPLTAVVADAAFGERLRAIRGAADPSRLRIVLASDAEALAALDPAAPVLVTRAAHQKLRGVPLRLLVPLSPFLSPASLRDIGAVLIRRNMEASRGV
- a CDS encoding CheR family methyltransferase, whose translation is MTETEPSLEHLLEYLKRTRGFDFTGYKRSSLARRVDRRMGEVGVTGYDAYLDYLEVHPDEFEQLFNTILINVTAFFRDPDAWEALATEFLPAIVERKGPGEHIRVWSAGCATGQEAYTLVMVLAEMLGIERFKEQVKVYATDVDEDALATARQATYCVRDLEEVPAELRARYFEPRGDRFAFRADLRRMVIFGRHDLVQDAPISQLDLLVCRNALMYFNAEVQARILARFHFALRDGGVIFLGKAEMMRNHASLLAPAHLKARIFTRPPRADAREQALLLGRGRGTGVPEPRLRDAAFGAEPAARIVVDRNGALAMANDAACALFGIAASDVGKPLHSLRVSYSPMELRPRLEEVAAGQRALCVAGVPHTAEDGRKRFYDVQLLPLHDGDLYLGVSVGFTDVTPLHHLQAQLQDARQELEKTYEELRTTNEELKRTVDELETTGEELHTTNEELETMNGELQSTNEELQGTNEELATINDELRQSTHDLGEVNAYMTSILASLRAGVVVLDRQLRVRVWNHRAEELWGVRAGEVEGRPLLDEDIGLAVAKLKAPVRACLEGAEDVQELVLEARNRRGRNIRCRVTCSPLLGRDRDVRGVVLVMEEWAALPTELPRLA